In one Chryseobacterium camelliae genomic region, the following are encoded:
- a CDS encoding OmpA family protein, with the protein MSLNVIDLIKGQLGPALVSQAAAQFGESESGISKAIGGLLPAVVGGLANNSDNPGVLDAITNASSSGILGNLLGESSNNSVISNLLSTIFGDKLSGLVNSIATFAGISNNSSSSLLNLVTGATVGSIGKYAADNNLGQSGISSLLNDQKGIVSSLLPAGLSLASLNIGDWAKGYKFDNDNDAIKTTSAEPKTDFTGSTAPTETYSSGNNEGGGSIWKWLLPLLLLIAAAYFIWKQCDKKTTTTTLSSTDSTGVTNDTMAAVTPSDTTGTMTVTKVDENIDLNGTSLKGYKGGMEDQMITFLKTDGYKNAANDDALKTKWYDFDHVNFKIGSSNQLEANSEGQLQNLVAILKAYPDAKIKIGGYTDKTGDEAKNLKLSKDRAVFIKDWLTKQGVGGQVLEADGYGSQFATVDASASNEARAVDRKMAVRFAK; encoded by the coding sequence ATGTCTTTAAATGTTATTGATTTAATTAAAGGACAACTAGGTCCTGCCTTAGTATCACAGGCTGCTGCGCAGTTTGGAGAAAGTGAATCAGGGATTTCAAAAGCAATTGGAGGTTTATTGCCTGCTGTAGTGGGTGGATTAGCAAACAATTCGGATAATCCCGGGGTTCTAGATGCGATTACCAATGCCTCATCAAGCGGAATTTTGGGAAATTTATTAGGAGAATCTTCCAATAACTCTGTTATTTCAAATCTTTTGTCCACGATTTTTGGTGATAAATTAAGCGGATTGGTCAATTCGATCGCTACTTTTGCAGGAATCAGCAATAATTCCTCAAGCTCATTGTTAAATTTAGTAACAGGAGCAACTGTAGGTTCTATCGGAAAATATGCAGCAGATAATAATTTAGGGCAATCAGGAATTTCAAGTCTGTTAAACGACCAGAAAGGAATTGTTTCTTCACTGTTACCTGCAGGTTTATCTTTAGCCTCGTTAAACATAGGCGATTGGGCAAAAGGATACAAGTTTGACAATGATAATGACGCGATAAAAACAACTTCTGCAGAACCTAAAACAGACTTCACCGGAAGTACCGCTCCTACAGAAACCTATTCTTCAGGAAATAACGAAGGAGGAGGATCGATCTGGAAATGGCTTCTTCCGTTACTATTATTGATTGCTGCGGCTTATTTCATCTGGAAGCAGTGTGATAAAAAAACAACGACCACCACTCTATCCTCAACCGATTCCACAGGTGTAACCAATGACACTATGGCTGCTGTTACTCCTTCCGACACCACCGGAACCATGACCGTTACAAAAGTTGATGAGAATATTGATCTGAACGGAACATCACTAAAAGGCTACAAAGGCGGAATGGAAGATCAAATGATTACTTTCCTGAAAACTGACGGTTATAAAAATGCGGCTAACGATGATGCATTAAAAACCAAATGGTATGACTTTGACCATGTAAACTTCAAAATAGGAAGTTCAAACCAACTGGAAGCTAATTCTGAAGGGCAGCTTCAAAATTTAGTGGCTATTTTAAAAGCATATCCGGATGCTAAAATCAAAATCGGAGGATATACTGATAAGACTGGTGATGAAGCTAAAAACTTAAAGTTATCTAAAGACAGAGCGGTATTCATCAAAGACTGGTTAACCAAACAAGGAGTTGGCGGTCAGGTTTTAGAAGCTGATGGTTATGGAAGTCAATTTGCTACAGTAGACGCAAGTGCTTCTAACGAAGCCAGAGCCGTAGACAGAAAAATGGCGGTAAGGTTCGCAAAATAA
- the proS gene encoding proline--tRNA ligase encodes MAKLTSRSEDYSKWYNELVVKADLAENSGVRGCMVIKPYGYAIWEKMRDEMDKKFKETGHVNAYFPLFVPKSLFEAEEKNAEGFAKECAVVTHYRLKTDPDNPSKLIVDPDAKLEEELIVRPTSEAIIWNTYKNWIQSYRDLPILINQWANVVRWEMRTRLFLRTAEFLWQEGHTAHATKEEAVEEAEKMNKVYADFAENFMAIPVVQGLKTPSERFAGADETYCIEALMQDGKALQAGTSHFLGQNFAKAFDVKFTNKEGKIEHAWATSWGTSTRLMGALIMTHSDDFGLVLPPTLAPIQVVIVPIFKGEEQLEQISEVALDIQAKLKAKGISVKFDNDTQNKPGWKFAEYELKGVPVRIAMGPRDLENRSVEIARRDNLTKEVRSIDGLDSYIEELLKTIQQDIYNKAFEFRKNNITKVDTYEEFKKVLEEKGGFIYAHWDGTAEEEEQIKDETKATIRCIPLDDDIEEGISLISGKPSKRRVLFAKAY; translated from the coding sequence ATGGCAAAATTAACCTCAAGAAGCGAAGATTACAGCAAATGGTATAACGAGTTGGTGGTAAAAGCCGACTTGGCTGAAAACTCAGGAGTAAGAGGTTGCATGGTAATAAAACCATATGGCTATGCAATCTGGGAAAAAATGCGTGATGAAATGGATAAGAAATTCAAAGAGACAGGTCACGTGAATGCTTATTTTCCGCTTTTTGTGCCCAAAAGCTTATTTGAAGCTGAAGAAAAAAATGCAGAAGGTTTTGCCAAAGAATGTGCGGTGGTTACCCACTACAGATTAAAAACAGATCCGGATAACCCGTCAAAACTTATTGTAGATCCGGATGCAAAATTGGAAGAAGAGCTGATTGTTCGCCCAACTTCGGAAGCAATTATCTGGAATACCTACAAAAACTGGATTCAGTCTTACAGAGATTTACCTATATTAATTAACCAATGGGCAAATGTTGTACGTTGGGAAATGAGAACACGTCTATTCTTAAGAACGGCAGAATTTTTATGGCAGGAAGGCCACACTGCTCATGCTACAAAAGAAGAAGCTGTGGAAGAAGCAGAGAAAATGAATAAAGTATATGCAGATTTCGCAGAAAACTTTATGGCAATTCCTGTAGTTCAGGGATTAAAAACACCTTCTGAAAGATTTGCAGGAGCCGATGAAACGTATTGTATCGAAGCTTTAATGCAGGACGGAAAAGCGTTACAGGCCGGAACATCTCACTTCCTTGGACAAAACTTCGCAAAAGCATTTGATGTAAAATTCACCAACAAAGAAGGTAAAATTGAGCATGCTTGGGCAACGTCTTGGGGAACATCAACCCGCTTGATGGGGGCTTTAATCATGACTCACTCTGATGATTTCGGATTGGTATTGCCTCCAACATTAGCTCCGATTCAGGTGGTAATTGTTCCGATTTTCAAAGGAGAAGAGCAACTAGAGCAAATCAGTGAAGTGGCTTTGGATATTCAGGCTAAATTGAAAGCAAAAGGAATTTCGGTTAAATTCGATAATGATACTCAAAATAAACCGGGATGGAAGTTTGCCGAATATGAATTAAAAGGGGTTCCTGTAAGAATCGCAATGGGACCAAGAGATTTGGAAAACAGATCTGTGGAGATTGCAAGAAGAGACAATTTAACGAAAGAAGTTCGTTCTATAGACGGTTTAGACTCTTACATCGAAGAATTATTGAAAACAATTCAGCAGGATATTTACAATAAAGCTTTTGAATTCAGAAAAAATAATATCACTAAAGTGGATACTTACGAAGAGTTCAAGAAAGTTCTTGAAGAAAAAGGAGGGTTCATCTATGCACATTGGGATGGGACAGCTGAAGAGGAGGAACAAATTAAGGATGAAACAAAAGCAACCATCAGATGTATTCCTTTGGATGACGATATTGAAGAAGGTATTTCTTTGATTTCAGGAAAACCGTCTAAGAGACGAGTTTTATTCGCTAAAGCTTATTAA
- a CDS encoding prolyl-tRNA synthetase, producing MLKSKGILAISGGLLLVSCGAQMGGYSETDGVYYDPNKDTLPEGVIINDGGNRVGEYYDYNQESTTIQNAETNSKEGRYDSWNDYNWNTNATDSDWGAFAGSQTNYYDNSWGWGYPWGWGGWYSPYWGMNSGWGWNFGFSWGWGSSWGWNSWGYSPYWGGYYNPYWGGYYGSPYWGWNGGYWGNNYYAVPYKRRGADGRLYNSYNGSFGNKAGVNSRGFRNNTNTNNGGFRNGTTNGGFRGSNGNNGGFRNGNTNGGFRNQGGFRNQNSQPRPNYNNYPQQSQPRNDGGFRNNSGGFNNSNSGGGFRSGGSSGGSGGGFRSGGGGGGFRGGR from the coding sequence ATGTTAAAATCGAAAGGGATTTTGGCGATATCAGGTGGATTATTACTCGTGTCTTGCGGCGCTCAAATGGGTGGTTACAGTGAGACAGACGGGGTTTATTATGATCCTAATAAAGATACACTACCGGAAGGGGTGATTATTAATGATGGCGGCAACAGAGTAGGAGAATATTACGACTATAATCAGGAATCAACTACAATCCAAAATGCAGAAACTAATTCCAAGGAAGGAAGATATGATTCCTGGAATGATTATAACTGGAATACCAATGCAACCGATTCTGATTGGGGAGCTTTTGCTGGTTCTCAAACTAACTACTACGATAATTCCTGGGGATGGGGCTATCCTTGGGGCTGGGGTGGTTGGTACAGCCCATATTGGGGTATGAATAGCGGATGGGGCTGGAATTTTGGTTTTTCATGGGGTTGGGGAAGCTCTTGGGGCTGGAACTCCTGGGGATATTCTCCGTATTGGGGAGGGTACTACAATCCTTATTGGGGAGGTTATTACGGAAGTCCATATTGGGGCTGGAATGGCGGATACTGGGGAAATAATTACTATGCAGTGCCATATAAAAGAAGAGGAGCAGACGGAAGATTGTATAACAGCTATAACGGAAGTTTCGGGAATAAAGCTGGTGTAAATTCACGAGGTTTCAGAAATAATACGAATACCAATAACGGAGGCTTCAGAAATGGTACTACTAACGGAGGTTTCAGAGGGTCTAATGGTAATAACGGAGGTTTCAGAAACGGAAATACGAATGGAGGCTTCAGAAATCAAGGTGGTTTCAGAAATCAAAATTCACAGCCGAGACCTAATTATAATAATTATCCGCAACAATCTCAGCCACGAAATGACGGTGGTTTTAGAAATAATAGCGGCGGCTTCAACAACTCTAATAGTGGAGGCGGCTTCAGATCCGGAGGTTCATCAGGCGGTAGCGGCGGCGGATTTAGATCCGGCGGTGGAGGCGGTGGCTTCAGAGGTGGCAGATAA
- a CDS encoding OmpP1/FadL family transporter, with translation MLKKSLIAMSISAAFFAQAQDISILRNSIDVYSNTPMNGSSKFNAMAGSNGALGGDASSLLTNPAGLGVAISGDVSATLSITNNKNRNTLAGSSIDYNINKVDIGNVGGIAAFQLMTESGWKFLNVGVNFSNQSIENYVESPGNSNIIIQKDLIDSNNNPVVGNLTYLGHAYNRYGTKSKMNIGLGANYENYLYFGAGLNFHYADVEQWDTAAFGLDLDNTTASYDKQYTPYTEKSNGFSASFGVIGKVSKELRLGATIETPTWWRMDRVYTEYGLDDQGYMGSAAYSEMVNFRSPMKATVSGAYVPNKNLSFNVDYTLGITKPKYKEAVDADKELNNFFTDNYKNLSEVRVGAEYRIKAFRLRGGYSYASSPFDSGAVSAYSNAGVAGNTSYSNWTLGERNTFGLGLGYDFGRFYIDASYQNISSTYNNPFLYGKVISDTPYYSTGYSSADFDVANESYAVSEVKNTFNNFFITFGWKF, from the coding sequence ATGTTGAAAAAATCTTTGATAGCAATGAGTATTTCTGCTGCATTCTTTGCGCAGGCTCAGGATATTTCGATCTTAAGGAACTCCATTGATGTATATTCGAATACTCCGATGAATGGTTCTTCAAAGTTTAACGCAATGGCTGGTTCCAACGGGGCTTTAGGTGGAGATGCGAGTTCTTTGCTGACCAATCCTGCAGGTTTGGGTGTTGCCATCTCGGGAGATGTTTCCGCAACGCTTTCTATTACCAACAATAAGAATAGGAATACATTGGCAGGCTCTTCTATAGATTATAATATTAATAAAGTAGATATCGGAAATGTAGGAGGTATAGCAGCATTTCAGCTGATGACAGAAAGTGGCTGGAAGTTTCTGAATGTAGGGGTAAACTTCTCCAATCAATCAATTGAAAACTATGTTGAAAGTCCGGGAAACTCAAATATAATTATTCAGAAAGATCTTATAGATTCCAATAATAATCCTGTTGTAGGAAATCTGACTTACTTGGGACATGCTTATAACAGATATGGAACGAAATCTAAAATGAATATCGGATTAGGTGCGAATTACGAAAACTACTTGTATTTCGGAGCCGGTCTTAATTTTCATTATGCAGATGTAGAACAGTGGGATACTGCAGCGTTTGGTCTTGATTTAGACAATACTACGGCATCTTACGATAAACAATACACTCCGTATACTGAAAAATCTAATGGTTTTTCTGCGTCATTCGGGGTCATTGGGAAAGTAAGTAAAGAATTAAGATTAGGGGCTACCATTGAAACCCCAACCTGGTGGAGAATGGATAGAGTATATACAGAGTACGGTTTGGATGATCAGGGATATATGGGATCTGCAGCATACAGTGAAATGGTAAACTTCAGAAGTCCTATGAAAGCTACGGTGAGTGGGGCTTATGTGCCTAATAAAAACCTTTCTTTCAACGTAGACTATACCTTAGGAATTACAAAACCTAAATACAAAGAAGCTGTTGATGCAGACAAAGAGCTGAATAACTTCTTTACAGACAACTACAAAAATCTTTCTGAGGTAAGAGTTGGGGCAGAATACAGAATTAAAGCTTTCAGATTAAGAGGAGGTTATTCTTATGCTTCAAGTCCATTTGATTCTGGTGCGGTGAGTGCTTATTCTAATGCCGGAGTTGCAGGGAACACAAGCTATAGTAACTGGACACTGGGAGAAAGAAATACTTTCGGATTAGGGTTAGGATATGACTTCGGACGTTTTTATATTGATGCTTCTTACCAAAACATAAGCTCAACATATAATAATCCGTTCTTATATGGTAAGGTGATTTCAGATACTCCTTATTATTCTACAGGATATAGTTCTGCAGATTTTGATGTAGCCAATGAAAGCTATGCAGTTTCTGAAGTGAAAAATACTTTTAACAACTTCTTTATTACATTCGGATGGAAATTCTAA
- a CDS encoding ZIP family metal transporter: MTVLLLILSVVTGVFLGKHFGKKEKLAKNLLILSAGFLITICLNEVFPQVYTAEAGSSLGIFVIAGVLLQMILEALTKGFEHGHFHHHNDHNILPVALMVGLFVHAFIEGIPLANEEHELSPYLLGIVFHNLPISFILGAFLFNRKEGKENKTTSYPSILIVALFALASPLGMLLGNYFNPDLQPYFLAIVGGIFLHISSVIIFESNKNHNIDWVKIGLVILGVSLALVMHLFHDHSNVGHHH, from the coding sequence ATTACAGTACTCTTACTGATTTTAAGCGTCGTTACCGGAGTATTTTTAGGAAAACATTTCGGTAAAAAAGAAAAACTCGCCAAGAATTTATTGATCTTAAGTGCCGGATTTTTAATTACGATCTGCTTAAATGAAGTTTTCCCACAAGTTTACACTGCCGAGGCAGGAAGCAGCTTGGGAATTTTTGTCATTGCCGGTGTTTTGCTCCAGATGATTCTGGAAGCTTTGACCAAAGGTTTTGAACACGGACATTTTCATCATCATAACGACCATAATATTCTTCCCGTTGCTTTAATGGTAGGACTGTTTGTTCATGCTTTTATCGAAGGAATTCCTTTGGCCAATGAAGAACATGAATTGTCACCTTATCTTTTAGGAATTGTTTTTCACAATCTTCCGATCTCTTTTATTCTGGGAGCATTCTTATTTAACAGAAAAGAGGGAAAAGAGAATAAAACGACTTCTTATCCATCTATTTTAATTGTTGCTTTATTTGCCTTGGCTTCTCCTCTGGGAATGTTGTTGGGTAATTATTTCAATCCTGATTTACAGCCCTATTTCTTAGCCATTGTAGGAGGAATTTTCTTACATATTTCTTCTGTAATCATTTTTGAAAGCAATAAAAACCACAATATTGACTGGGTAAAAATCGGATTGGTGATTTTGGGGGTTTCGCTGGCTTTGGTCATGCATCTTTTCCATGATCATTCCAATGTCGGTCATCATCATTAA
- a CDS encoding SAM-dependent methyltransferase → MEWFESWFDTPYYHLLYSNRDYTEAENFITKLTKELRLPTSSTIIDLACGKGRHSVFLNRLGYKVLGLDLSKQSIEHNKQFENETLHFKVHDMRDIIDSEPVDAVFNLFTSFGYFDNEKDDKSVFQSVYNSLKPGGFFVLDYLSEEFVRATLVPETTIHREGIDFKITKKIENRHVIKDIRFEAEGKSYHFFEKVKLHTLETINSYATECGFERIKIWGDYHLSDFNAEKSPRCINLFKKK, encoded by the coding sequence ATGGAATGGTTTGAATCTTGGTTTGATACCCCTTATTATCATTTGCTTTATAGTAACAGAGATTATACTGAAGCAGAAAATTTTATCACAAAACTTACAAAAGAGCTTCGGCTCCCGACATCGAGCACCATTATTGATCTTGCTTGCGGAAAAGGAAGACATTCGGTTTTTCTTAATAGATTAGGCTATAAAGTACTTGGTTTGGATCTTTCTAAACAAAGTATAGAGCACAACAAGCAGTTTGAAAATGAAACGTTGCATTTTAAAGTTCATGACATGAGAGATATCATTGATTCTGAACCTGTAGATGCTGTTTTCAATCTGTTTACCAGCTTTGGATATTTTGACAATGAAAAAGATGATAAAAGTGTCTTTCAATCGGTGTATAATTCTTTAAAACCGGGAGGTTTTTTTGTGTTGGATTACCTGAGTGAGGAATTTGTAAGAGCGACTTTAGTTCCTGAAACCACGATCCACAGAGAAGGAATCGATTTTAAGATTACCAAAAAAATTGAAAACAGACATGTCATTAAAGACATTCGTTTTGAAGCAGAGGGTAAATCTTATCACTTCTTTGAAAAAGTAAAACTACACACCTTAGAAACCATCAATTCCTATGCTACAGAATGTGGTTTTGAAAGAATAAAAATATGGGGAGATTATCATTTATCAGACTTTAACGCTGAAAAATCACCCCGTTGCATCAATTTATTTAAGAAAAAATAA
- a CDS encoding THUMP domain-containing class I SAM-dependent RNA methyltransferase, giving the protein MDIDNIQIQIKTFFGLEQILAEEIKKLGGRKVEVKNRAVNCEGDLGFLYKINYSARTALKILVPIHEFKAFNQHQFYDRLFKFNWDEFMDVDQSFAIDATVNSETFKHSQFVTLKMKDAIVDYFQEKFKKRPNVETKHPDIKFHLHIDRELITISLDSSGDPLFKRGYRREQGEAPINEVLASGMLQLAGWDGKGNFLDPMCGSGTLLIEAAMIAMDLPAQIFRKRFAFQNWRNYDADLFTKIKEFRINRVKEFTGKIVGYDIDARMLNAARMNIEAAEMEDMIEVRKQNFFDSKKDLFPLLMVFNPPYDERISINDDDFYKKIGDTFKTHYPNTLAWLISSDLEAVKKIGLRPSRKIKLFNGKLETRFLQYEMYEGTKKVHKIAE; this is encoded by the coding sequence ATGGATATAGACAATATACAAATACAGATAAAAACATTTTTCGGTCTTGAACAGATTTTGGCGGAAGAGATCAAAAAACTGGGCGGAAGAAAGGTCGAAGTTAAAAACAGAGCCGTAAACTGTGAAGGTGATTTAGGCTTTTTATACAAAATCAATTATTCTGCAAGAACGGCATTGAAAATCTTGGTGCCGATTCATGAATTTAAAGCATTCAACCAGCATCAGTTTTATGACAGACTTTTCAAGTTCAATTGGGATGAATTTATGGATGTGGATCAGTCTTTTGCAATTGATGCAACGGTAAACTCTGAGACTTTTAAACATTCCCAGTTTGTAACCCTGAAAATGAAAGACGCTATTGTTGATTATTTCCAGGAAAAATTCAAAAAACGTCCGAATGTAGAAACAAAGCATCCTGATATTAAATTTCACCTTCATATCGACAGGGAATTGATCACGATTTCCTTAGATTCTTCCGGAGATCCTTTGTTTAAAAGAGGATACAGAAGAGAGCAGGGTGAAGCGCCTATTAATGAAGTGTTAGCAAGCGGAATGCTGCAACTGGCAGGTTGGGATGGGAAAGGCAATTTCCTTGATCCGATGTGCGGTTCGGGGACTCTATTGATCGAAGCGGCGATGATCGCTATGGATCTTCCTGCACAGATTTTCAGAAAAAGATTTGCTTTCCAAAACTGGCGAAATTATGACGCTGATCTGTTTACGAAAATTAAAGAGTTCAGAATCAACAGGGTTAAAGAATTCACAGGAAAGATTGTGGGTTACGATATCGATGCCAGAATGCTGAATGCTGCGAGAATGAATATTGAAGCTGCCGAAATGGAAGATATGATTGAGGTAAGAAAACAAAACTTCTTTGATTCTAAAAAAGATCTTTTCCCGTTGCTGATGGTTTTCAATCCGCCTTATGACGAGAGAATTTCGATTAATGATGATGATTTCTACAAAAAAATAGGAGATACGTTCAAAACACATTATCCGAATACATTGGCCTGGCTGATCTCTTCAGACCTGGAGGCGGTAAAGAAAATCGGTCTTCGTCCGTCAAGAAAGATCAAACTTTTCAACGGAAAACTGGAAACGAGGTTTTTGCAGTATGAAATGTATGAAGGAACGAAGAAGGTGCATAAAATAGCAGAATGA
- a CDS encoding glycosyltransferase, with the protein MNTISIVVAIFNRKDELFELLNSLTFQTDKVFEVIIVDDGSFIDLKPTIENFNGILDIKYFRKDNSGPGLTRNYGARRAANDWLVFVDSDVIVEKDYIENIKKDILEIPCDAFGGADKAHKGFNLMQKAISYSMTSVFTTGGIRGNKKAVSKFQPRSFNMGVKKEVFEKVGGFSEMRIGEDPDLSMTLWENGFTTAFFDDIAVYHKRRVDFGKFSKQVYQFGCARPILNQRHPNYVKISFAFPTLFLLGYLLGFVEYFVLGKGFILSLFGLYTFMVLLHALIVTKNIAIAAMAVVSTYIQMFSYGYGFLKSWILLNILKMKPEEAFPKHFHKI; encoded by the coding sequence TTGAATACCATTTCCATTGTCGTCGCTATATTTAACCGAAAAGATGAACTTTTCGAACTTCTCAATTCACTGACTTTTCAAACCGATAAAGTTTTTGAAGTTATTATTGTGGATGACGGATCATTCATTGATCTGAAGCCTACCATCGAAAATTTTAATGGAATTTTAGATATTAAATATTTCAGAAAAGATAATTCCGGACCCGGATTGACGAGAAATTACGGGGCAAGAAGAGCGGCAAATGACTGGCTGGTTTTTGTAGACAGCGATGTGATTGTAGAGAAAGATTATATTGAGAATATAAAAAAGGATATTCTTGAAATTCCTTGTGATGCTTTTGGAGGAGCGGATAAGGCGCATAAAGGCTTTAATCTGATGCAGAAAGCGATCTCTTATTCCATGACATCGGTTTTTACAACCGGAGGAATCAGAGGGAATAAAAAAGCGGTTTCCAAGTTTCAGCCCAGAAGTTTTAATATGGGAGTGAAAAAAGAAGTTTTTGAAAAAGTGGGAGGCTTTTCCGAGATGAGAATCGGTGAAGATCCCGATCTTTCTATGACACTTTGGGAAAATGGTTTTACCACTGCATTTTTTGACGATATTGCAGTGTATCATAAACGTCGTGTGGATTTTGGTAAATTCTCCAAGCAGGTTTACCAGTTTGGCTGTGCAAGACCTATTTTGAATCAGAGACATCCTAACTACGTAAAGATTTCATTTGCATTTCCTACTTTATTTCTGTTAGGCTATCTATTGGGATTTGTGGAGTATTTTGTCTTGGGAAAAGGTTTTATACTTTCCTTGTTTGGTCTGTATACTTTTATGGTATTGCTTCATGCGCTTATCGTGACTAAAAATATTGCGATTGCAGCAATGGCGGTAGTATCTACCTATATTCAAATGTTTTCTTACGGTTACGGATTTTTGAAATCGTGGATTTTACTGAATATTTTAAAGATGAAACCGGAAGAAGCTTTCCCGAAACATTTTCATAAAATTTAA
- a CDS encoding aminotransferase class I/II-fold pyridoxal phosphate-dependent enzyme, with amino-acid sequence MEHFNAANEIQDLQYFGEFGGVNPSISDSSTYTFLSAKTMFDTFEGNADGCYLYSRHSSPMNLYLSQALAKMENTETANVTASGMGAITSVLMQICKSGDHIISSRTIYGGTYAFLKNFLPPYNISTTFVDINNFESIESAITPNTKVIYCESVSNPLLEVADLRKLSEICKKHNLKLIVDNTFSPLSISPTSLGADIVIHSLTKFINGSSDTVGGVYCGSQEFINDTKNVNTGACMLLGPTMDSFRSASILKNLRTLHIRMKQHSHNAMYLAEKFEKDGLRVVYPGLKSHRNHELMKSMMHEEYGFGGLLTLDAGTTEKANDLMEMMQQENLGYLAVSLGFYKTLFSCSGSSTSSEIPEEERAEMGISDGLIRFSIGLDHDIERTYTKMKECMIKTGVLNHETISIF; translated from the coding sequence ATGGAGCATTTTAATGCGGCTAATGAAATCCAGGACTTACAATATTTTGGAGAATTCGGAGGAGTAAACCCTTCTATTTCTGACAGTTCAACATACACTTTCCTTTCAGCGAAAACCATGTTCGATACGTTTGAAGGAAATGCGGACGGTTGCTATTTATATTCAAGACATTCGTCTCCTATGAATCTGTATCTTTCACAGGCACTGGCTAAGATGGAAAATACAGAAACAGCGAATGTAACCGCATCAGGAATGGGAGCCATCACTTCCGTTTTAATGCAAATCTGTAAAAGCGGAGATCATATTATTTCAAGCAGAACAATCTACGGAGGAACATATGCTTTTTTAAAGAACTTCCTTCCTCCTTATAACATCAGTACGACTTTCGTAGACATCAATAATTTCGAATCGATAGAAAGTGCTATTACTCCCAATACAAAAGTAATTTATTGCGAAAGTGTAAGCAACCCGCTATTGGAAGTTGCAGACCTTAGAAAGCTATCTGAAATCTGTAAAAAACATAATCTAAAACTGATTGTTGACAATACATTTTCACCCTTATCAATTTCTCCTACCTCATTAGGAGCGGATATTGTGATTCATTCTTTAACGAAATTCATTAACGGAAGCAGTGATACCGTAGGTGGTGTTTACTGTGGAAGCCAGGAATTTATTAACGATACGAAAAATGTAAATACAGGAGCTTGTATGTTGCTGGGACCTACGATGGACAGCTTCCGTTCTGCAAGTATCTTAAAGAACTTAAGAACTCTTCATATCAGAATGAAGCAGCACAGTCACAACGCGATGTACCTTGCTGAAAAATTTGAAAAAGACGGATTAAGAGTCGTATATCCCGGATTAAAATCTCACAGAAATCATGAGCTTATGAAAAGTATGATGCATGAAGAGTACGGATTCGGTGGTTTATTGACGTTGGACGCAGGAACTACTGAAAAGGCAAATGACCTGATGGAAATGATGCAACAGGAAAACCTGGGGTATTTGGCAGTAAGTTTAGGGTTCTATAAAACATTATTCTCATGCTCAGGAAGCTCTACCTCATCTGAAATCCCGGAAGAAGAACGTGCTGAAATGGGAATTTCAGACGGCTTGATCAGATTCTCAATCGGATTAGATCACGATATCGAAAGAACGTATACGAAAATGAAAGAATGCATGATTAAAACAGGTGTTCTTAACCATGAAACTATTTCCATATTCTAA
- a CDS encoding Lrp/AsnC family transcriptional regulator, whose translation MDLDDLDKKLLVYLQEDAKQTTKELSYKLGLSVTAVYERIKKLEKNGVISKYVALLNKDKISKNFIVLCHVKLIQHKKEYVIDFEKEIVNLPEITECFHVSGDYDYILKINVKDMQDYRSFMLTKLTTIKHIASTHSSFMISEVKNTTAIVL comes from the coding sequence ATGGATCTTGATGATTTAGACAAAAAATTACTGGTGTATCTGCAGGAAGATGCCAAACAAACTACTAAAGAATTGTCTTACAAGCTGGGGTTATCTGTAACGGCAGTATACGAACGTATTAAAAAACTTGAAAAAAACGGAGTGATCTCAAAATATGTGGCATTGCTGAATAAAGACAAAATCAGTAAGAATTTTATCGTATTATGCCATGTAAAACTGATTCAACATAAAAAAGAATATGTGATCGATTTTGAAAAAGAAATTGTGAACTTACCTGAAATAACAGAATGTTTTCATGTGAGCGGTGATTATGATTATATCCTGAAAATTAATGTAAAAGACATGCAGGATTACAGAAGTTTTATGCTGACAAAATTAACGACCATTAAGCATATTGCAAGCACTCACAGTTCATTTATGATTTCTGAAGTGAAAAATACGACGGCGATTGTTTTGTAG